A single genomic interval of Flavobacteriales bacterium harbors:
- a CDS encoding ATP-binding protein, whose product MTALTEDVQFTERIDFPSRAENIALVEKMIDDVCGRLNVHESHYGNILIALTEAVNNAIHHGNRQDPARQVTVGYHVDGDRVVFVVKDQGAGFDHDHLPDPTDPENIEKPHGRGVFLMRALADEIAFSDNGATVAMAFSTAAVKE is encoded by the coding sequence ATGACGGCGCTGACCGAGGATGTGCAGTTCACCGAGCGGATCGACTTCCCCAGCCGGGCGGAGAACATCGCCCTGGTGGAGAAGATGATCGATGATGTGTGCGGGCGGCTCAATGTCCACGAGTCGCACTATGGCAACATCCTCATCGCCCTCACCGAGGCGGTGAACAACGCCATCCACCACGGCAACCGGCAGGACCCCGCCAGGCAGGTCACCGTGGGCTACCACGTGGACGGCGACCGCGTGGTCTTCGTGGTGAAGGACCAGGGCGCGGGCTTCGACCACGACCACCTGCCCGACCCCACCGACCCGGAGAACATCGAGAAGCCCCACGGACGCGGCGTTTTCCTGATGCGCGCGCTGGCGGACGAGATCGCCTTCAGCGACAACGGCGCCACGGTGGCCATGGCCTTCAGCACCGCCGCGGTGAAGGAGTGA